A portion of the Kribbella jejuensis genome contains these proteins:
- the nadE gene encoding ammonia-dependent NAD(+) synthetase encodes MNPESRYLQELIIAELGVPATFDVDSEIEQRVEFLAERLRRTRATAYVLGISGGVDSSTAGRLCQLAVERVRSEGGQATFVAMRLPYGVQADEADAQRALEFIKPDETLVVDVKPATDAMVESVRHSGLGDREDFHVGNIKARQRMVAQYLVAGARGGLVVGTDHAAEAVMGFFTKYGDGACDLTPLSGLTKRRVRAVGERLGAGPEITGKVPTADLETNNPGVPDETVLGVTYDEIDSFLEGHEVDEKAAGTIIATHRRTAHKRAVPLAFS; translated from the coding sequence ATGAATCCCGAGAGCCGTTACCTGCAGGAACTGATCATCGCCGAGCTCGGTGTGCCTGCGACATTCGACGTGGACAGTGAGATCGAGCAGCGGGTGGAGTTCCTGGCGGAGCGCCTCCGGCGGACGCGCGCGACGGCGTACGTGCTCGGGATCAGCGGCGGCGTCGACTCCTCCACCGCCGGGCGGCTCTGCCAGCTCGCCGTGGAGCGGGTGCGGTCGGAGGGCGGTCAGGCGACGTTCGTCGCGATGCGGCTGCCGTACGGCGTGCAGGCCGACGAGGCGGACGCCCAGCGCGCGCTCGAGTTCATCAAGCCGGACGAGACGCTCGTCGTCGATGTCAAGCCGGCCACGGACGCCATGGTCGAGTCCGTACGGCACTCCGGCCTCGGTGACCGCGAGGACTTCCACGTCGGCAACATCAAAGCCCGCCAGCGGATGGTCGCCCAGTACCTCGTGGCCGGTGCCCGCGGCGGTCTGGTCGTCGGCACGGACCACGCGGCCGAGGCCGTGATGGGCTTCTTCACCAAGTACGGCGACGGCGCGTGCGACCTGACCCCCTTGTCCGGGCTGACCAAGCGGCGCGTCCGTGCGGTCGGCGAGCGGCTCGGCGCCGGACCGGAGATCACCGGGAAGGTCCCGACCGCGGACCTCGAGACGAACAACCCGGGCGTCCCGGACGAGACCGTGCTCGGCGTGACGTACGACGAGATCGACAGCTTCCTCGAGGGGCACGAGGTCGACGAGAAGGCTGCCGGCACGATCATCGCGACCCACCGCCGCACCGCGCACAAGCGGGCGGTCCCGCTCGCCTTCAGCTGA
- a CDS encoding alpha/beta fold hydrolase yields MLMEIRDTRLYVDQRGAADAPPVLFIHGGPGAGSYDFMTFQGERLGRSFHLIGVDQRGVQQSDPLTGAVNELDLIADYEALREKLGIAQWSVIGHSYGGRIALRYAATHPQAITKIVFENPGWDMVLATETLVRAALPLLPGAELPPHTGPATRAMWDERVALLAQLGERRMEIYTGPGAHDLKLPADTELAAEFHERSGRFSDQITRSASFGDDVLQYLGQLTQPALLIKGEYDPATSAQEIQLFRSDVPQGTYYYAAGVGHFLHAEQPDLFARLVTEFLS; encoded by the coding sequence ATGCTGATGGAGATCCGCGACACCAGGCTGTACGTCGACCAGCGTGGCGCCGCGGACGCTCCGCCGGTGCTCTTCATCCACGGTGGTCCCGGTGCGGGCTCGTACGACTTCATGACGTTCCAGGGCGAGCGCCTCGGCCGAAGCTTCCACCTGATCGGTGTCGATCAGCGCGGCGTGCAGCAGTCCGACCCGCTCACCGGAGCGGTCAATGAGCTCGACCTGATCGCCGACTACGAGGCCCTGCGCGAGAAGCTCGGCATTGCGCAGTGGTCGGTCATCGGCCATTCGTACGGCGGCCGCATCGCGCTCAGGTACGCCGCTACGCATCCACAGGCGATCACCAAGATCGTCTTCGAGAACCCGGGCTGGGACATGGTGCTCGCCACGGAGACCCTGGTCCGCGCGGCACTCCCCTTGCTTCCAGGCGCCGAGCTGCCACCACACACCGGCCCGGCAACGAGGGCCATGTGGGACGAGCGGGTCGCACTGCTCGCCCAGCTCGGTGAACGCCGCATGGAGATCTACACCGGCCCAGGCGCTCACGACCTCAAGCTCCCGGCGGACACTGAGCTCGCAGCCGAGTTCCACGAGCGGTCCGGTCGCTTCTCCGACCAGATCACTCGGTCAGCGAGCTTCGGTGACGACGTACTGCAGTACCTCGGTCAGCTCACACAGCCGGCCCTGCTCATCAAGGGCGAGTACGACCCGGCCACCAGTGCGCAGGAGATCCAGCTGTTCCGCTCCGACGTACCGCAGGGCACCTACTACTATGCGGCCGGCGTCGGACACTTCCTGCATGCGGAACAGCCGGACTTGTTCGCTCGGCTGGTGACCGAGTTCCTCAGCTGA
- a CDS encoding MarR family winged helix-turn-helix transcriptional regulator, producing MKVVEEFRYLVLAIQREGNRLLAAELRPLGITPSQAEVLRVLRDHGPMTLNALGGLLVCETGNSPSRLVDRLVAQGLVKRDIDKVDRRYLTLRLTPEGRALHRRIVTAENRLHRTLHDNLAGHALDETISTLRSLADAFPTGAALARRRDPALAHQEN from the coding sequence ATGAAGGTTGTCGAGGAGTTTCGCTATCTCGTGCTGGCGATCCAGCGCGAGGGCAATCGGCTGCTCGCCGCCGAGTTGCGCCCGCTGGGCATCACGCCTTCGCAGGCAGAGGTTCTGCGCGTCCTTCGCGACCACGGCCCGATGACACTGAACGCGCTCGGCGGTCTGCTCGTCTGCGAGACCGGCAACAGCCCGAGCCGTCTCGTCGATCGCCTGGTCGCCCAGGGCTTGGTGAAACGCGATATCGACAAGGTCGACCGGCGCTACCTGACACTCCGCCTGACCCCAGAAGGGCGGGCATTGCACCGCCGCATCGTCACCGCGGAGAACCGGTTGCATCGCACGCTGCACGACAATCTCGCCGGCCACGCGCTCGACGAGACCATCAGCACCCTCCGCTCGCTCGCCGACGCCTTCCCGACGGGCGCCGCGTTGGCCCGGCGCCGGGATCCAGCACTCGCCCATCAGGAGAACTAG
- a CDS encoding long-chain fatty acid--CoA ligase: protein MKGLMQNYQLSLDTIFRRAEQFYPDKTVHTGGPAPTTLTYAEWADRTRRLGGVLDTLGISSDGRVATFAWNSGRHLELYFAAPCTGRVLHTLNIRLFPDQVVYIANHAEDEVVFVDRSLLGLFLPLLERMPQVRHVVVMNDLPPGAPGVDVPDDPRFHDYEELVAAASPVEFHVADENQAAAMCYTSGTTGNPKGVVYSHRSTWLHSIGVLTNAGIGLDETDTVMPVVPMFHANAWGLAHAAPMAGASLVFPGPDMSPQGILKLLVEQEVTLSAGVPTIWQGLLPLLDGVELPKLRRIPCGGSAVPEALSEAFRKKLGRPILQAWGMTETSPVATASHVPARNRNLPEEEQAHLRARAGLPLPGVEVRIVEPGSITPLPWDDEATGELQVRGPWIAAEYYQPDDGAQLNTEDGWMRTGDVAAIDRYGSVRIVDRTKDLVKSGGEWISSVELENLLMAHPAVKEAAVIGVPHPKWDERPLACVVLQEGSTVTGEEILDYLRPQVAKWWLPDAVEFIEEVPKTSVGKFSKKDLRTRFANYHLS from the coding sequence ATGAAGGGTCTGATGCAGAACTACCAACTGTCGCTGGACACGATCTTCCGCCGGGCCGAGCAGTTCTACCCGGACAAGACCGTCCATACCGGCGGTCCGGCGCCGACCACGCTGACGTACGCCGAGTGGGCCGATCGGACCAGACGCCTGGGCGGGGTGCTGGACACACTCGGGATCAGCTCCGACGGCCGGGTCGCGACCTTCGCGTGGAACTCCGGCCGCCACCTCGAGCTGTATTTCGCCGCGCCGTGCACCGGCCGGGTGCTGCACACGCTCAACATCAGACTCTTCCCCGACCAGGTTGTGTACATCGCGAACCATGCCGAGGACGAGGTCGTGTTCGTCGACCGATCGCTGCTCGGTCTGTTCCTGCCGTTGCTCGAGCGGATGCCGCAGGTGCGGCATGTCGTGGTGATGAATGACTTGCCGCCGGGCGCTCCGGGGGTCGACGTCCCGGACGACCCGCGGTTCCACGACTACGAGGAGCTGGTGGCGGCCGCGTCACCGGTGGAGTTCCACGTCGCGGACGAGAACCAGGCCGCCGCGATGTGCTACACGAGCGGTACGACGGGCAACCCGAAGGGTGTCGTCTATTCCCATCGGTCCACCTGGCTGCACTCGATCGGGGTGCTGACCAACGCCGGCATCGGACTGGACGAGACCGACACCGTGATGCCGGTCGTGCCGATGTTCCATGCGAATGCGTGGGGCCTGGCGCATGCCGCACCGATGGCCGGCGCGTCGCTGGTCTTCCCGGGTCCGGACATGAGCCCGCAGGGGATCCTGAAGCTCCTCGTGGAGCAGGAGGTGACGCTGTCGGCCGGCGTACCGACGATCTGGCAGGGATTGTTGCCGCTGCTCGACGGGGTCGAGTTGCCGAAGCTGCGGCGGATCCCGTGCGGTGGTTCCGCTGTACCGGAGGCGCTGTCGGAGGCGTTCCGGAAGAAGCTCGGCCGGCCGATCCTGCAGGCGTGGGGGATGACCGAGACCAGTCCGGTGGCGACCGCGTCGCATGTCCCCGCGCGCAACAGGAACCTTCCGGAGGAGGAGCAAGCGCATCTCCGAGCGCGGGCCGGTCTGCCGTTGCCGGGCGTGGAGGTCCGGATCGTCGAGCCCGGCTCGATCACACCGCTGCCGTGGGACGACGAGGCGACGGGCGAGCTGCAGGTCCGGGGCCCGTGGATCGCCGCGGAGTACTACCAACCGGACGACGGTGCGCAGTTGAACACTGAGGACGGCTGGATGCGCACGGGCGACGTCGCCGCGATCGACCGGTACGGCTCGGTCCGGATCGTTGACCGCACCAAGGATCTGGTGAAGTCAGGTGGCGAGTGGATCAGCTCCGTCGAGCTGGAGAACCTATTGATGGCTCACCCTGCGGTGAAGGAGGCGGCCGTCATCGGGGTACCGCACCCGAAGTGGGACGAGCGCCCGCTGGCGTGCGTCGTCCTTCAGGAGGGCTCGACCGTGACTGGCGAGGAGATCCTTGACTACCTACGGCCGCAGGTCGCGAAGTGGTGGCTGCCAGACGCGGTCGAGTTCATCGAAGAGGTCCCCAAGACCTCGGTCGGGAAGTTCTCCAAAAAGGACCTGCGCACCCGGTTCGCCAACTACCACCTGAGCTAG
- a CDS encoding aminoglycoside 6-adenylyltransferase produces MTTGDDRQREVIVRARDLLPADERILAVYLIGSYGTGQADRFSDVDVHLVVTDHSIDWFEQHWDDVLRKLTGPTVHADRVPGLIGGLGITADWLHVDLVAHPLAAFDRFQYDGVRVLFDRDGTLFPDGDIPPLGGRPGEPYWPAVNVRLFFYFLGNLVTVLGRDERIVGNQGVGVVRDQLIALMLAERGVRRTGGAKRLNALLSDEQRAALEAIPAAGTDPSDIITANQYICRQFITRGTALAKLTGNAWPNEFVDATLLHLRNHFGVDFS; encoded by the coding sequence ATGACCACTGGGGACGATCGGCAACGGGAAGTCATCGTGCGCGCCCGGGACCTGCTGCCCGCAGACGAGCGGATCCTCGCGGTGTACCTGATCGGCAGCTACGGCACCGGTCAGGCGGACCGCTTCAGCGACGTCGACGTACACCTGGTCGTCACGGACCACAGCATCGACTGGTTCGAGCAGCACTGGGACGACGTACTGCGCAAGCTCACCGGGCCTACCGTGCACGCGGATCGGGTGCCCGGGCTGATCGGCGGGCTGGGGATCACCGCCGACTGGCTGCACGTCGATCTCGTCGCGCACCCGCTCGCGGCGTTCGACCGGTTCCAGTACGACGGGGTGCGGGTGCTGTTCGACCGGGACGGGACGCTCTTCCCAGACGGCGACATCCCACCTCTGGGCGGCCGGCCGGGCGAACCGTACTGGCCCGCGGTCAACGTGAGGCTGTTCTTCTACTTCCTCGGCAATCTCGTCACGGTGCTCGGGCGTGACGAGCGGATCGTCGGCAACCAGGGCGTCGGCGTCGTACGCGACCAGCTCATCGCACTGATGCTCGCCGAACGCGGCGTACGCCGGACCGGCGGAGCCAAACGCCTGAACGCGCTGCTGTCCGACGAGCAGCGCGCCGCACTCGAGGCTATCCCCGCAGCCGGGACCGACCCGTCCGACATCATCACGGCGAACCAGTACATCTGCCGCCAGTTCATCACCCGCGGCACCGCACTGGCCAAGCTCACCGGCAACGCCTGGCCGAACGAGTTCGTCGACGCGACCCTGCTACACCTCCGCAATCATTTCGGCGTCGACTTCTCCTGA
- a CDS encoding YbaB/EbfC family nucleoid-associated protein: MFDGGGAGGFDMSNLLAQAQAMQNQLMEAQADLEEQEIEGSAGGGLVTALVSGTGELLSLDIKKEAVDPDDTETLADLIVAAVRDASENAKQAAAAAMGPLAGGLGGAFGEGGFPGFGGGAPSAPAGFGLPSATRPAVAAGEDEPTTPATGETGTGEGRNPGTGDTSTGNASAGAGDASTGNAGAGGAGAGDASTGNAGAGNPSAGNAGASDPSAGGPGEGRRGVGFVNPGSSAGGVGQNPG, from the coding sequence GTGTTCGACGGTGGCGGTGCTGGGGGCTTCGACATGTCCAACCTGCTCGCGCAGGCGCAGGCGATGCAGAACCAGTTGATGGAGGCTCAGGCCGACCTCGAGGAGCAGGAGATCGAGGGATCGGCGGGCGGTGGTCTGGTGACCGCGCTGGTGTCGGGCACGGGTGAGCTGCTCAGCCTGGACATCAAGAAGGAAGCCGTCGATCCGGACGACACCGAGACGCTAGCCGATCTCATCGTCGCCGCGGTTCGGGACGCCTCGGAGAATGCCAAGCAGGCCGCAGCCGCGGCGATGGGTCCGCTCGCCGGTGGGCTGGGCGGCGCGTTCGGTGAGGGCGGCTTCCCGGGGTTCGGTGGCGGCGCGCCGTCGGCGCCGGCCGGGTTCGGACTGCCGAGCGCAACTCGTCCCGCTGTCGCGGCCGGTGAGGACGAGCCGACGACCCCGGCCACAGGCGAGACCGGCACGGGCGAGGGCCGCAACCCCGGCACGGGCGACACGAGCACGGGCAACGCGAGCGCGGGCGCAGGCGACGCGAGTACGGGCAATGCGGGCGCGGGCGGTGCGGGCGCGGGCGACGCGAGTACGGGCAACGCAGGCGCGGGTAACCCGAGCGCGGGCAACGCAGGCGCGAGTGACCCGAGTGCGGGTGGCCCGGGTGAGGGTAGGCGGGGTGTCGGGTTTGTTAACCCGGGGAGCTCGGCCGGCGGCGTCGGTCAGAACCCGGGCTGA
- the recR gene encoding recombination mediator RecR, with amino-acid sequence MYEGAVQDLIDELGRLPGVGPKSAQRIAFHLLAADETDVRRLAHVLVQVKEKVKFCEICGNVAEEAQCRICRDPRRDLSLICVVEEAKDVVAIERTREFRGRYHVLGGAISPIEGVGPDELRIKELMQRLASGEVTEIILATDPNLEGEATATYLSRLLRPMGLRVTRLASGLPVGGDLEYADEVTLGRAFEGRRSIDD; translated from the coding sequence GTGTACGAGGGTGCCGTTCAGGATTTGATCGACGAGTTGGGGCGGCTGCCGGGGGTGGGGCCGAAGTCGGCGCAGCGGATTGCGTTTCATCTGCTCGCGGCGGACGAGACCGACGTACGGCGGTTGGCGCATGTGCTCGTGCAGGTCAAGGAGAAGGTCAAGTTCTGCGAGATCTGCGGCAACGTCGCGGAGGAGGCGCAGTGCCGGATCTGCCGGGACCCGCGCCGCGACCTGAGCCTGATCTGTGTGGTCGAAGAGGCCAAGGACGTGGTGGCGATCGAGCGCACCCGCGAGTTCCGTGGCCGGTACCACGTGCTCGGCGGGGCGATCTCGCCGATCGAGGGCGTCGGGCCCGACGAACTGCGGATCAAGGAGCTGATGCAGCGGCTGGCCAGCGGTGAGGTGACCGAGATCATCCTGGCCACCGACCCGAACCTCGAGGGCGAGGCGACCGCGACGTACCTGAGCCGCCTGCTGCGGCCCATGGGCTTGCGCGTGACCCGATTGGCTAGTGGACTTCCTGTAGGCGGTGATCTCGAGTACGCGGACGAGGTCACACTCGGACGGGCGTTTGAAGGGCGACGATCGATCGATGACTGA
- a CDS encoding DUF5063 domain-containing protein has product MTEPTDIAERALATDSEDLTEFAEQIADQVRSFLISVRDIAAQPDEDGVDEGLASLPYLLLEVSQLLLAGGRLGAFEDFVPEERFESDAGPDPDLDAMRDRLAVLFEGLDEYAEVFDPYAAPPEITVNRLSDDLTAIATDLVHGLAHYEEGRVVEALWWWQFSYVSTWGAAASAVLRAIQSLIAHDRLEPAHDAETEATDRELVEVAEEAVQRR; this is encoded by the coding sequence ATGACTGAACCAACAGATATTGCGGAACGCGCGTTGGCTACCGACAGCGAGGACCTGACGGAGTTCGCTGAGCAGATCGCCGACCAGGTCCGGAGCTTCCTGATCTCGGTGCGCGACATCGCCGCGCAACCGGACGAGGACGGGGTCGACGAGGGCCTCGCCTCGCTGCCGTACCTGCTGCTCGAGGTCAGCCAGCTGCTGCTGGCCGGCGGCCGGCTCGGTGCGTTCGAGGACTTCGTACCGGAGGAGCGCTTCGAGAGCGACGCCGGCCCGGATCCGGACCTGGACGCGATGCGGGACCGGCTCGCGGTGCTGTTCGAGGGCCTGGACGAGTACGCCGAGGTGTTCGATCCGTACGCCGCGCCGCCGGAGATCACCGTGAACCGGCTCTCCGACGACCTGACCGCGATCGCGACCGACCTGGTGCACGGCCTCGCGCACTACGAGGAGGGCCGGGTCGTCGAGGCGCTGTGGTGGTGGCAGTTCTCGTACGTCTCCACGTGGGGGGCGGCCGCGAGCGCCGTACTGCGGGCCATTCAGTCGCTGATCGCACATGACCGGCTCGAGCCGGCGCACGACGCCGAGACCGAGGCCACCGACCGCGAACTGGTCGAGGTCGCGGAAGAGGCCGTCCAGCGCCGCTGA
- a CDS encoding GNAT family N-acetyltransferase has product MRVRAAGTADSDAVYGILTNVGARTIVVHGTTYDAATLPALVAEHDGRIIGVLTYNLVDGELEVVSLHAVDQRRGAGTALLDAAAAVARQAGARRLWLITTNDNLDALRFYQRRGMRLVAVAPGAVDAAREIKRSIPRTGDYGIPLHDELELELLIS; this is encoded by the coding sequence ATGAGAGTACGAGCGGCGGGGACCGCGGACAGCGACGCGGTCTACGGGATCCTGACGAACGTCGGCGCGCGCACGATCGTCGTCCACGGTACGACGTACGACGCTGCCACGCTGCCCGCCCTGGTGGCAGAGCACGACGGCCGAATCATCGGCGTACTGACCTACAACCTGGTGGACGGCGAACTGGAGGTCGTCAGCCTCCACGCTGTCGACCAGCGACGCGGTGCCGGCACCGCTCTGCTCGACGCCGCGGCCGCAGTGGCTCGACAGGCGGGGGCGCGGCGGCTGTGGCTGATCACGACGAACGACAACCTCGACGCTCTCCGGTTCTACCAGCGGCGAGGAATGCGGCTGGTCGCGGTCGCGCCGGGTGCGGTCGACGCGGCCCGGGAGATCAAGCGATCGATCCCTCGGACCGGCGACTACGGCATTCCGCTGCACGATGAGCTGGAGCTCGAGCTGCTGATCAGCTAG
- the dinB gene encoding DNA polymerase IV, with the protein MFVPSVGAATILHADLDAFYASVEQRDDPRLRGRPVIVGAGVVLACSYEAKAYGVRTAMNGRQALQRCPGAIVVEPRMSAYTEASRAVFQVFEDTTPLVEGISIDEAFLDVGGLRKIRGTPVEIATRLRAEVLSRVGLPITVGVARTKFLAKVASGVAKPNGLLEVAPDRELDFLHPLDVSRLWGVGEVTAEKLRSRGLTKVGDVAMLPEAALVAMLGRASGRHLHALAHNRDPRPIEVGRRRRSIGSQRALGRSPKSPATLDAILAGLVDRVTRRMRSAGRSGRTVTLRLRFDDFTRATRSHTLPQATDQTRAILVTARALLRAAQPLISTQGLTMIGISVGNLANEAALQLALPFDKAANNELDTALDLVKDKFGTNAITRGALLGKSPGLEMPMLPD; encoded by the coding sequence ATGTTCGTGCCATCGGTAGGTGCGGCGACGATCCTGCATGCCGATCTGGACGCGTTCTACGCGTCGGTCGAGCAGCGCGACGACCCGCGCCTGCGCGGCCGGCCGGTGATCGTCGGCGCCGGCGTCGTGCTCGCCTGCAGCTACGAGGCCAAGGCCTACGGCGTCCGGACCGCGATGAACGGCAGACAGGCGCTCCAACGGTGCCCTGGCGCGATCGTCGTCGAGCCACGGATGTCGGCGTACACGGAGGCTTCGCGGGCGGTCTTCCAGGTGTTCGAGGACACCACGCCGCTGGTCGAGGGGATCTCGATCGACGAGGCGTTCCTCGACGTCGGCGGTCTGCGGAAGATCCGCGGTACGCCGGTGGAGATCGCGACTCGGCTACGGGCCGAGGTGCTGTCCAGGGTCGGGCTGCCGATCACCGTCGGAGTGGCGCGCACCAAGTTCCTGGCGAAGGTGGCGAGCGGAGTCGCGAAGCCGAACGGCCTGCTCGAGGTGGCGCCCGACCGCGAGCTGGATTTCCTGCATCCGTTGGACGTTTCGCGGTTGTGGGGCGTCGGCGAGGTCACCGCGGAGAAGCTGCGCAGCCGCGGCCTGACGAAGGTCGGCGACGTCGCGATGCTTCCCGAGGCCGCCCTGGTCGCGATGCTCGGCCGCGCGTCCGGCCGGCACCTGCACGCGCTCGCCCACAACCGCGACCCACGCCCGATCGAGGTCGGCCGCCGACGCCGCTCGATCGGCTCGCAACGCGCACTCGGCCGCTCCCCGAAGTCACCGGCCACCTTGGACGCGATTCTCGCCGGGCTGGTCGACCGGGTCACCCGCCGGATGCGCTCCGCCGGACGCTCCGGGCGGACCGTCACCCTCCGCCTCCGCTTCGACGACTTCACCCGCGCGACCCGCTCCCACACGTTGCCCCAAGCAACAGACCAGACGCGCGCGATCCTGGTCACCGCCCGAGCCCTGCTGCGCGCGGCCCAGCCGCTGATCAGCACCCAGGGCCTGACCATGATCGGTATCTCGGTCGGCAACCTGGCAAACGAGGCCGCCCTGCAACTCGCCCTCCCCTTCGACAAGGCAGCAAACAACGAACTGGACACCGCTCTCGACCTGGTCAAGGACAAGTTCGGCACCAACGCCATCACCCGCGGCGCCCTCCTCGGCAAGAGCCCAGGCCTGGAGATGCCGATGCTGCCGGACTAG
- a CDS encoding MFS transporter, with protein sequence MDLSSYRDLWKTRGVMALLGSSLVARLPVLATMVPLSFLAKDAAGNFGWAGVVAGAYSVGTAVASVVWSRMADRKGARKVVIGTGMAWGASMAVVALLPYSWYRLLPVAAAIAGVCVAPVTSALRANWPRIVHGSRLRAVYSLDATAQELLFVIGPMSGAVIVSFASPRAGLLACAVTAAATIWWFGILQKPGTAHGDHSAPRLTARELLFDQYRTPLLVAWACLVMGFAAMSLGMVAVADLHGNRLIAGVLEMVAAIGSVSGGVVNGALPGRHSSYVWRRMLALAALIAGCIFVTQSVAALAVMMFAAGCLIAPTIAAVYERIGELTPQAAHTEIFGWAQSGGMVGSAVGSAVAGAVVEAFGVRYAWVLAAGLAVLATLSLLRVPPHRPLDMSVVDGTAVAA encoded by the coding sequence ATGGACCTGTCGTCGTACCGCGACCTCTGGAAGACCCGTGGCGTGATGGCGCTGCTCGGCTCGTCGTTGGTCGCGCGCCTGCCGGTGCTGGCGACGATGGTCCCGTTGTCGTTCCTGGCCAAGGACGCGGCCGGCAACTTCGGGTGGGCCGGTGTGGTCGCCGGCGCCTACTCCGTGGGTACGGCGGTCGCCAGCGTCGTCTGGTCGCGCATGGCCGACCGCAAGGGCGCCCGCAAAGTCGTGATCGGCACGGGCATGGCCTGGGGTGCGTCGATGGCTGTGGTCGCGCTCCTGCCGTACAGCTGGTACCGCCTCCTGCCCGTGGCTGCTGCCATCGCAGGAGTCTGTGTGGCACCGGTGACGTCGGCCCTGCGTGCCAACTGGCCGCGGATCGTTCACGGCTCCCGGTTGCGCGCGGTGTACTCGCTGGACGCGACCGCCCAAGAGCTGCTGTTCGTCATCGGCCCCATGTCCGGCGCGGTGATCGTCAGCTTCGCCAGCCCCCGCGCAGGACTCCTGGCCTGCGCCGTAACTGCAGCGGCGACCATCTGGTGGTTCGGCATCCTCCAGAAGCCAGGCACCGCGCACGGCGATCACTCAGCGCCGCGGCTGACGGCCCGTGAACTCCTGTTTGATCAGTACCGTACGCCGCTACTCGTCGCGTGGGCGTGCCTCGTCATGGGGTTCGCCGCGATGTCCCTGGGCATGGTCGCCGTCGCAGACCTGCACGGGAACCGGCTGATTGCCGGTGTACTCGAGATGGTCGCCGCGATCGGCAGCGTGAGCGGTGGTGTGGTCAACGGTGCCCTGCCTGGCAGGCACAGCTCTTACGTCTGGCGGCGGATGCTTGCCCTCGCCGCACTGATCGCCGGCTGCATCTTCGTGACTCAGTCTGTGGCCGCTCTTGCGGTCATGATGTTCGCGGCCGGCTGCCTGATTGCTCCGACGATCGCGGCCGTCTACGAGCGGATCGGTGAGCTCACGCCGCAGGCCGCGCACACCGAGATCTTCGGGTGGGCGCAGAGCGGCGGCATGGTCGGTTCCGCCGTCGGCTCAGCCGTCGCCGGTGCGGTGGTGGAGGCGTTCGGCGTGCGCTACGCGTGGGTCCTGGCGGCAGGTCTCGCCGTACTCGCGACCCTGTCCCTGCTGCGCGTCCCGCCCCACCGGCCGTTGGACATGAGCGTCGTCGATGGTACGGCGGTCGCCGCGTAG
- a CDS encoding dihydrofolate reductase family protein, producing MRNIVARLCMSEDGIVERPEQWLPRPALGQLMPGGGTVLFGRRTFERYAGSLGGLENTRNLVVASRPVVAHPGTEMLQGEVRRVLTALKSVPGEDLQVIGSLTLVRSLLKWRLIDEVSLLIHPVAAGRGTLLDRRQLRLISMCARDGGVLEANYRVRYAATAVPSTTLMSNGRWGGTRSRDRVASTARPAARTHA from the coding sequence ATGCGGAACATAGTTGCCAGGCTGTGCATGTCCGAGGACGGCATCGTGGAGCGGCCGGAACAGTGGCTGCCGCGGCCCGCCCTCGGCCAGCTGATGCCCGGCGGCGGGACAGTGCTGTTCGGACGGCGGACGTTCGAGCGGTACGCCGGTTCGCTCGGCGGGCTCGAGAACACCCGGAACCTCGTCGTGGCCTCCCGGCCCGTCGTCGCGCACCCGGGTACGGAGATGCTCCAGGGCGAAGTCCGCCGGGTACTGACCGCACTGAAATCGGTACCGGGTGAGGACCTGCAGGTGATCGGCAGCCTCACGCTGGTCCGCTCGCTGCTCAAGTGGCGCCTGATCGACGAGGTATCGCTGCTGATCCACCCGGTGGCGGCCGGCCGCGGTACGTTGCTGGACCGCAGGCAGCTCCGGCTGATCTCGATGTGCGCCCGCGACGGCGGAGTACTCGAAGCGAACTACCGCGTGCGCTACGCGGCGACCGCCGTACCATCGACGACGCTCATGTCCAACGGCCGGTGGGGCGGGACGCGCAGCAGGGACAGGGTCGCGAGTACGGCGAGACCTGCCGCCAGGACCCACGCGTAG
- a CDS encoding ArsR/SmtB family transcription factor, protein MHAFDILGDPVRRRILELLAEGELPAGSIAGTIGAEFGISQPAVSQHLKVLRDNGFATVTVDGTRRLYAVDPEPLREIDTWLDRYRKFWMNRLDALETELHRGHRQ, encoded by the coding sequence ATGCACGCGTTCGACATCCTCGGCGACCCGGTCCGGCGCCGGATCCTGGAGCTGCTCGCCGAGGGCGAGCTGCCGGCCGGCAGCATCGCCGGCACGATCGGCGCGGAGTTCGGGATCAGCCAGCCGGCCGTCTCCCAGCACCTGAAGGTGCTCCGGGACAACGGCTTCGCGACCGTGACGGTCGACGGCACCCGCCGGCTGTACGCGGTCGACCCCGAGCCGTTGCGGGAGATCGATACCTGGCTGGACCGGTACCGGAAGTTCTGGATGAACCGCCTGGACGCCTTGGAGACCGAGCTGCACCGTGGGCACCGCCAATAA